One segment of Bdellovibrio sp. ArHS DNA contains the following:
- a CDS encoding high-potential iron-sulfur protein — translation MIENKMNRRGFFSTLIKVTGVAVIAPTVLNSVFSSAAQAQKKRGGAAPAAGGGMPMLDPNDSVAKAVKYVEDYRKAPEAKGNHCATCSFYAKKETKNGKEAGTCTIFAGKLVYGEAWCASWNKKA, via the coding sequence ATGATCGAGAACAAAATGAATCGTCGCGGTTTCTTTTCAACACTTATTAAAGTCACAGGTGTCGCAGTCATTGCACCTACAGTTTTGAATTCTGTTTTCTCTTCTGCAGCTCAGGCTCAGAAAAAACGTGGTGGCGCAGCTCCAGCCGCAGGTGGCGGTATGCCGATGCTAGATCCAAATGATTCTGTCGCTAAGGCAGTTAAATACGTCGAGGACTACAGAAAAGCTCCTGAAGCCAAAGGCAACCACTGTGCGACTTGCTCATTCTATGCGAAAAAAGAAACGAAAAATGGTAAAGAAGCCGGCACTTGCACTATCTTCGCAGGTAAACTTGTTTACGGAGAAGCATGGTGTGCTTCTTGGAATAAAAAAGCTTAG
- a CDS encoding MerC domain-containing protein: MDEQITLDKSIKIDSCCEVDHSQHASFEEKTDRWDKLGIFLSSLCALHCLVTPLLVLSLPVLGEFFHQEWVHLVMALFVVPVGLFAFWSGYKHHQQGKVFALGVLGLAMVGGASLVPHEWVEIHEHDVVTILGSIFLITAHILNRRACLCHKH, translated from the coding sequence AAATTGATTCGTGTTGTGAAGTAGATCACTCTCAGCATGCATCATTTGAAGAAAAAACAGATCGCTGGGATAAGCTGGGAATCTTTCTTTCAAGTCTTTGTGCCCTTCACTGTTTAGTCACACCCTTGTTAGTCCTGTCTTTGCCGGTTTTAGGCGAGTTCTTTCACCAGGAATGGGTGCATTTGGTCATGGCTTTATTTGTCGTGCCTGTTGGTCTTTTTGCTTTTTGGTCTGGTTATAAGCACCACCAGCAAGGCAAGGTCTTTGCTTTGGGGGTTTTGGGGCTTGCGATGGTGGGTGGGGCTTCCTTGGTGCCGCATGAGTGGGTGGAAATCCACGAGCATGATGTGGTGACGATTCTAGGAAGTATCTTTTTGATCACGGCCCATATTCTCAACCGCCGCGCCTGCCTTTGTCATAAGCACTAA
- a CDS encoding AMP-binding protein has protein sequence MEKIWLKNYPKEVSTEVDVTKYSSLFDLYEESIRLFSQKKAFTNMGVSLTFSELDRQVQIFASFLQNELKLKKGDRIAIQMPNVLQFPVIAFAALRSGLTIVNTNPLYTAKEMQHQFKDSGAKAVVILANYASQLEQILRDTQIESVVVTEIGDMFPAPKRILVNSVVKYIKKMVPAYNLPQAYTFRQALELGAMKPSQRVATTLDDIAFLQYTGGTTGVAKGAMLLHRNVLANVLQIRDWMKPKLREGEEIAVAALPLYHIFALTLNCLGLLRYGAENILITNPRDIPAFIKEMKKSPFTVLAGVNTLFNALMNNPAFTTIDFSKVKISVAGAMTLQKAVAEKWMELTKSVIVEGYGLTEASPVVCCNPIDGTDRVGTIGLPFPSTDIKLLNDDDQEVAMGEPGELCCKGPQVMAGYWNKPEETEKVLNDGWLRTGDVATVDEQGFFKIVDRKKDMILVSGFNVYPNEVEEAIASHPGVLEVAAIGVPDEHSGEIVKAVVVKKDPNLTAEEVIAHARKSLTGYKTPRLVEFRTELPKTNVGKILRRALRDTVKA, from the coding sequence ATGGAAAAGATCTGGCTTAAAAACTACCCTAAAGAAGTCTCTACGGAAGTCGACGTGACGAAGTATTCGTCTCTTTTCGATCTTTACGAAGAGTCCATTCGCCTGTTTTCCCAAAAGAAAGCTTTCACCAACATGGGAGTCAGCCTCACCTTTTCCGAACTCGATCGCCAAGTGCAGATTTTCGCTTCATTCCTGCAAAATGAATTGAAGTTAAAAAAAGGCGATCGCATCGCCATTCAAATGCCCAATGTTCTGCAATTTCCAGTCATCGCTTTTGCCGCGTTACGCTCTGGTCTTACCATTGTGAATACAAACCCTCTCTACACAGCAAAAGAAATGCAACATCAGTTCAAGGACTCTGGGGCGAAGGCGGTCGTTATTCTTGCAAACTACGCAAGCCAACTTGAACAGATTCTGAGAGACACGCAGATTGAAAGTGTTGTTGTGACCGAGATCGGCGACATGTTTCCGGCGCCCAAAAGAATTCTGGTTAACTCGGTTGTGAAGTATATTAAAAAAATGGTGCCCGCTTACAATCTGCCTCAGGCTTACACCTTCCGCCAGGCGCTGGAACTAGGGGCCATGAAACCTTCTCAAAGAGTCGCGACAACATTGGATGACATCGCTTTCCTTCAGTACACCGGTGGCACCACAGGTGTGGCTAAAGGAGCGATGCTTCTTCACCGCAACGTACTTGCCAACGTTCTGCAAATCCGTGACTGGATGAAACCGAAGTTGCGCGAAGGCGAAGAGATCGCCGTTGCCGCTCTTCCTCTGTATCACATCTTCGCTTTGACTCTGAACTGTTTGGGACTTCTGCGTTATGGCGCGGAAAACATCCTGATCACAAATCCTCGTGACATCCCGGCCTTCATCAAAGAAATGAAAAAAAGTCCTTTCACCGTCTTGGCCGGTGTTAACACCTTGTTCAACGCTTTGATGAATAATCCCGCGTTCACAACGATTGATTTTTCAAAGGTAAAAATCAGTGTCGCGGGCGCCATGACTTTACAAAAAGCCGTAGCGGAAAAATGGATGGAACTGACCAAGTCCGTGATTGTCGAAGGATACGGCTTAACAGAAGCTTCACCGGTTGTGTGCTGCAACCCTATTGACGGCACAGACAGGGTCGGCACCATCGGTCTTCCCTTCCCTAGCACGGACATCAAGCTTTTAAATGATGACGATCAGGAAGTCGCCATGGGCGAACCTGGTGAGCTGTGCTGCAAAGGCCCGCAAGTGATGGCGGGATATTGGAACAAACCTGAAGAGACTGAAAAAGTTCTTAACGACGGCTGGCTACGTACAGGCGATGTCGCCACCGTGGATGAGCAAGGTTTCTTTAAAATCGTCGACCGCAAGAAAGACATGATTTTGGTTTCCGGCTTCAACGTTTATCCGAATGAAGTGGAAGAGGCGATTGCGTCACATCCCGGAGTGTTGGAAGTGGCGGCGATCGGGGTTCCTGATGAACATTCGGGCGAAATCGTCAAAGCAGTCGTCGTGAAAAAAGATCCGAATCTTACCGCAGAGGAAGTGATCGCCCATGCTCGCAAAAGCCTGACCGGTTATAAAACTCCCCGTTTGGTTGAATTCAGAACCGAACTTCCAAAAACCAACGTCGGCAAAATTCTGCGCCGAGCGCTTCGCGATACCGTGAAAGCCTAA